A single region of the Amphiura filiformis chromosome 7, Afil_fr2py, whole genome shotgun sequence genome encodes:
- the LOC140157681 gene encoding uncharacterized protein, with translation MTLISTGIPRIAYYQISPVRTENVVVSLVSAILLSCFITVSFGLVTLVSLERFLAICYPIKHHLMKGTRRTFKLICCAWIMGLTSLTDLIFTDFTTSCIMWPQNDAYANFPTQITVLFLDDVVYYFMNIYATITYVLPVFGVDIYLDNPLLTVVQSIIKIQSKQGQQTAFLTSSSRPLRWLLLYIKGNVTKIRV, from the exons ATGACTTTAATCTCTACTGGTATTCCACGCATAGCATATTACCAAATCAGTCCGGTACGAACTGAAAATGTGGTTGTGTCACTTGTTAGTGCCATTTTATTGAGCTGCTTTATAACTGTATCATTTGGACTTGTCACTCTGGTATCGTTGGAGAGGTTTCTGGCAATTTGTTATCCAATCAAACATCATCTTATGAAAGGAACTCGACGAACATTTAAACTTATCTGCTGTGCATGGATTATGGGCCTTACCTCATTAACAGATTTGATTTTCACCGATTTTACTACTTCGTGTATAATGTGGCCACAGAATGATGCTTATGCTAACTTTCCTACACAGATTACAGTTCTATTTCTAGACGACGTCGTTTATTACTTTA TGAATATATACGCTACTATAACGTATGTTCTACCTGTGTTTGGTGTCGATATTTATTTAGACAATCCGTTGCTAACAGTCGTCCAATCTATAATT AAAATACAATCTAAACAAGGTCAGCAAACAGCATTTCTAACCagctcatcacgccctctacggtggcTCCTGTTGTATATAAAAGGAAACGTCACTAAAATTCGAGTGTAA